A single genomic interval of Cucumis sativus cultivar 9930 chromosome 5, Cucumber_9930_V3, whole genome shotgun sequence harbors:
- the LOC101203146 gene encoding DNA primase small subunit: MVTAAVENGGSDMVIDGNEQKPKNTVSDGFDANYLKIYYGKLFPYADFFKWMSYGNDGKHPGSDQSYFGRREFSFTLDNDIYLRFQSFNNLSEMEISIKEKCPFKIDIGPVYSVDPAKRHAYADDNVFTPVERELVFDIDMTDYDDVRYCCSGADVCLDCWPLMTAAIKVIHTTLRDDFGFNHILWVFSGRRGVHCWVCDGKARRLSNEQRAAIAEYFHLYQGNENSRKKISLTGPVLHPFLVRSYTEVLKDSFESQLLCSQKIFSTEERYEKILDMIPDESITSDLRGRWQDNRRSSKNDVNSLRWEQLKSLLQSGKHKAQGMRRHVEEIVFSFTYPRLDSEVTKHMNHLLKAPFCVHPKTGRICVPIDPEHCDEFDPTTVPTVAQLLEELNAADMEVDSENDWDRTSLGESIRFFRSAFLQPLLKSCKEEIESSYNAKVQQSKNSLSW, from the exons ATGGTTACTGCAGCGGTTGAGAATGGCGGAAGCGATATGGTAATTGATGGTAACGAACAGAAGCCGAAGAATACTGTGTCTGATGGGTTCGATGCGAATTATCTCAAGATTTATTACG GAAAGCTTTTCCCGTATGCTGATTTTTTCAAATGGATGTCTTATGGAAATG ATGGCAAGCATCCGGGCAGTGACCAATCATACTTTGGCCGAAGAGAGTTTTCATTCACCTTGGATAATGATATTTATCTACGATTCCAATCTTTTAATAATCTTTCTGAAATGGAAATTTCGATCAAGGAAAAATGtccatttaaaattgatattggGCCTGTATACAGTGTGGAT CCTGCAAAGAGACATGCATATGCTGACGATAACGTATTTACTCCAGTGGAAAGGGAGCTGGTTTTTGATATT GATATGACCGATTATGATGATGTTAGATATTGTTGTTCTGGAGCTGATGTTTGCTTAGATTGCTGGCCTCTAATGACAGCTGCCATCAAAGTGATCCATACTACCCTTCGAG ATGACTTTGGATTTAACCACATTCTATGGGTATTTAGTGGTCGCCGTGGTGTTCATTGTTGGGTCTGTGATGGAAAAGCTAGAAG GTTGTCTAATGAACAGCGAGCGGCTATTGCTGAATATTTCCATTTATATCAG GGTAATGAAAATAGTCGCAAGAAAATTTCTCTAACGGGTCCTGTTCTTCATCCATTTCTCGT GAGATCGTACACAGAAGTTCTCAAGGATAGCTTTGAATCACAATTGCTTTGTAGTCAAAAGATTTTTTCAACTGAGGAGAGATATGAGAAAATATTAGATATGATTCCCGATGAAT CCATTACCTCAGACCTACGGGGAAGGTGGCAAGATAATAGGCGATCCTCTAAAAATGATGTTAACTCATTAAGATGGGAGCAACTGAAAAGTCTATTGCAATCAGGAAAACATAAG GCACAAGGAATGCGTAGGCATGTTGAAGAgattgttttctcttttaccTACCCCAGGCTTGATTCGGAG GTTACTAAACACATGAATCATCTGCTAAAAGCACCATTCTGTGTTCATCCCAAAACAG GTCGTATCTGTGTCCCTATTGACCCTGAACACTGTGATGAGTTTGATCCTACTACTGTGCCAACTGTTGCCCAG CTCCTAGAAGAACTTAATGCAGCAGACATGGAAGTAGATAGTGAGAATG ACTGGGATAGAACCTCACTTGGCGAATCAATTAGGTTTTTCAGATCGGCATTCTTACAGCCATTACTAAAATCATGCAAG GAGGAGATA